Sequence from the Mixophyes fleayi isolate aMixFle1 chromosome 4, aMixFle1.hap1, whole genome shotgun sequence genome:
GGCTAACATACAAACCTCGCACTGCCATTATCGTCCCTTGTGAGAAAATATCTCCAGGTTTGATCAACCTGTCGTACTCTAGATCTGTGCCTCTTATCCACACACACTTCCTGTTTTCATTCCCAGTTAAGGGACTCGTTTTGGACTACACCCTCTTTATGAAATGTCTGCCATTGTACAAGACTTTCCCTTAGTGCCAAACAATCAAAACTTCACAGAAAATGTTCCTCTTCATGCAAGATGACCACTTTAACCATCATAGGCTATTGTACCCCCTTACCACCCTTCTACATAGTTCACACTAAAACAGtctactgaccccccccccccccccccccccccccaaaaccaacattgctgtgtggtgACATCATATAGCTACACTAAGCACATCTTTctattgcaatctggctggacctaTGTGTGCCGTgaggcacttaacctcatgtatcagactcctatcttcctatagactgtaagcatGCTagctgggccctcttacctttgTCTGTTTGTAATACCCTgtcttgttttattgctgtatctgttctcaattgtaaagtgctgtggattctgctggagctatataaataacatgttaCCCCCTTTAACTCTGTACACAGTGGTCTGCTCCTACTTCTCACAGTTTTCTAACTGCTGTAATTGGCGCTGTATGAATTAATAGATGTAAAACTCATTTCAACTAATTCAGTGCAGGTTTCTCCCTTCTTTGATTGACGCGTTTCACATCATTGTGGGATTCCCCCAGTTTTCCTGCTTCACAATGTACTACAGGCTGTGCTCAACTGGAGCTGTCGTAGTGAGTGACCAAAGCAAATCTAGATAGGTGGGGTCTCTTCAAGGCTAACGGATGGTCAGTTTTACATGTTCAACCTTAATGCCGAATGATACATATCTAGGGTCTGGCGTTCAACTGGATCCAAAGCATCCAACATGGATGTAATGATCCTTTCCAGTTCCTGCTTGCAGTAACTTGGTTACTTAGGATATAGGAGGGTCCGTCACAGAAATATGTCGGCATGGAGTGATTTAACTTCTGAAGGAGTAAAACTAGCTGTTGTGACATTCAAGAAATCACATGTCTGTACAGTTCATCTGTCCCTAAAACACATTCACAGCTTTCTTTTCAGGTTTTGTACTTCCTTAAAAGAAAACTTTGAGATTCAGCCATTGGACCCTCAGGGCGTTTGAGGCCCACACCAGCTGGCTCCAGTAATGGCTGATCCTATGGGCATATAAAGCCAGGAGAAGGTTTCAAGTATCAGTTTGCATAGACTGGTGGCCAACACCACTAATTGGATGGCTGTAAGACTTGTCCACTAGGCTATTTTGCCTAATTGTAACAGACTTTATTTTCACGCTCATCTAACTGGTTCTCACTAGTAGTTATGCCTTCTAAGATATAATAATGTGTCCAGTGCCCTTTATAAGATAGAATGCTACagaataaattacatattttttattttatttaattaattaattaatccgTCTGCTACTATCAGGGTTGCACGGTACTCAAGTCTTCCTTTGTGATACTACTTTGTAGGCTGTAGACCAGTGATAGGCAAGCTGATACACTTCAAGGTCCACATGGGTGCCCCCCTCCCTAATAAATGTAGTGTTGTTATGTCTTACTTACTGCTATGTACAGTGTATTAATTATGTCTGTTGATGATGCCTATTTGGTTAAtgagaaaaaataaacacaacaccATTTTTAAATTGTATCTTTTACCTAAATGTACAGTGCATGTTATGGCTTGAACCAGACTTCAGGAGAATTGTAACCAGAGGCTCATTAATATTGGTCATGAAATGTCTgcgtgatgtcactagttctagTGAAACTGCGTCCGCGTGACTACTGGTTCCGTCTTGTAGCAGTGAGTGTCCCCTAAGTATGTAACACTCGCTGCTACGTATGTTGTGCACACGCACGGCATTGATGTAAGCAGCACGAAGGTTACTGTAAGAAATCAATGAACTCCATCAATATTTGCTTTGTTTCCTTATGTTAACCTGTGTGCCTCACATATCGTTGCCGGCCATGTTTATAGTATGCCTGGCACGGTAACAAGATCAATGGCTTTCTATCCTGCTTTATTTCCTCTGAGATTTCCTCAATTTGTGTTCGACTTGCAATGCAACAATAGAAAACTGTTATCTGAAGGAGGCTTTGACATCAGTCGTTTAATTCAGTGCAGATTATTGCAGTAGGAAAATAAGTGGGGGGGAAAAAGGGGAGCAGGTAATTGTGCACTGAATGGAATAGGTCATGTTGGAATGTATGGAAATGTCTGCGTCTTTAGTGTTAATTGGTAGACAGAGCTGTACAATATATAGACAATATGAGTGTTTAAAATACAGCTGACAACTAACTGGCGGATCCAATGGGATTATTGTCTAACAGGGAATCTCACCTTATCAAGGTAGTTATCCAATGTctaattttgtgtgtgtggcctGCGTAAGTGGTGTTACCCTTTAAAGTATATGGCAGAGGTAGACCCTCTATGCAGACAATTCATCTGGAACTAATGATATCGGTGAGTCATGAGACGCAAATTGCTAAACCCCGTTGTCCTTAGTATTGTCAGacaaaaaaatgtctgcctccaccttgaaattttttttttttttttttttttttttaaatgtttctctcTAAATTTCCTCTTTTTGAATTATTTGCAGACTTTCATATGTTGGAGATAACTGATactttgtattttaaatgttagaagttttctctttcatccctgAACCTTGCTCAGAAATAGCGGTACCTTCTTCTCTTGTGGTTTATTTGAGGACGAGGAGCGTGACACCTGTCACCTCTGGCTACTTGTCCCCTGCATATGCTttagctctctgtgctgtgcttaCTCCCACCCGCTACGCAACCTTTTCCGTTCCCTCCTCTGCTGGTTTCCTTCCTGTTCCTCTGTATGTACTCCCTGTCCTGTGCCCCCCTTCCTGCCCACACCTACAGCTCTAGAGAGGGGCTCAGCAACCCCACAATTGTTGTGCGAGTTCTGATTTtttccagtggtgcttttatcACCGATTaactaaatacataaaaaatgtgGTGGTATCAGAATGCATACGTGACTCTCTGCGTGCTTTATAGAATTTGCTAGTGGCTGAAATGTTAAAATGGCTGCAGTAAATAACACATTTAATGAGTTATTGGGGATTCCATAGCTATTATGCCAAGATGGAGAAACCATTGTGAAGGAGTGTCTGTCTAGTAAGGCATGCATTTTCTGCAGTGCTGGTCAATGAATGGTCTGTCCTTGGCAGCGTCGGGGTTAATGAAGGGGTGTCTGCATAACTGGTGCCAGATGCAGGCAATGTGCCAGCTTCCACGTCCTGTGTACAGAATGCGCGGTCATGTGACCAGGGGGAAGGCTGGGGTGCAGATGAGAGCATGTTAACCCTTGCAGCAGGAGAGTGCTCTGCGATGTAACATCTGTATTGCATGCTGCATACTTATAAAGGAAAAGCCTGCGGGTCACGCAGGGTCGTTTTAAAGGTGCAATGAAGCCTCTGAGGGAATAGGCATGTGCGGTAATACATGTTATATCTGTCTCTGCAGCCACTGACAAGACTTGCCTGCAAATGAATTCAATGAACCCCATGAAACCATCCCACCCAGGCACAGGACACAGGTGAGACCCTGAATTATGTTGATCCTGCATCACCTATTACTCCTCTGTTTTGGTGCTTTCAATCCTTATCCCTCTTAGTGTTACATCCATACAGTTATATTGGTCCTCCGCTCACACAGATGGTCCTGATGTGCCATTAAGTGGAACCAGGTTCCTGCAAGGAATTATTTGTGGAACAGAGTTCCCTAAAAATACTGCAAtgatgtatcaaaataaatcttgCTGTGGGActattttcttgtgttttttaagtattttttttttttgttctgtaaaatattttatttttctgtgtatttAAAACAGGAGACAAAAGACAGGTGGTTGTTTAGTACAAACCTATACACTGGGGGATGCAATTCCTGCGAGAGAAATAATTCTCTTGCATCCCTGCATTGAATGATGTCTGCACAATCTCTTGTTTCTGTGTCTCCTGTCTCCCTTGTATTTAAACATTCTCACTCTGGTTTGTGCGCACACCAATAACTCCCGCCTCTGCCCTAAACAGTGATGGTTCATTTGCATACGAGTCTGTTCCCTGGCAACCAAACACCAATCAGGCCGCAGGATCGCTCTCCGTAGTAACCACCGTCTGGGGTTTGAGCAACACGTCGCAGAGCCAGGTAACGTGATGTCACAGGAGGCGGAGCCTGCTGGCCTGCACAGCCTTGGCCACTCCTCTGTTCTAGACCTGTCCAGCATTACTTTGATTAAccctctctgcatccactcactggTATCATTCATCCTTCTTACTGGTAGTCCTGCTGTATCTGAAGCCTAGGCATTAAcacttcatttttcttttctatatatatatatataatttttttttttattttctaaatctcTGCAATATTGCTCACCTTGCATTCTCTCTTAGGAGGGCCTTGGGAATCCCATGGTGCCCAGCAGTGGCCCCACAGGAGGCGGAGTCATGCCGGGGCTGGCTGGCAATAATGGGGGAATGGGAAGTCCTCAATTCATTGGCCAGCAGGGATTTTCTGAAGGTGGCGCTGGAAAGGCTTATCTGCAACAAGGCATGTACGGACGTGGTGGTTATCCAGGAGGGTCGGCATATTCCAATAGGTAATATATCTTTGTTTAGGATGAGCTATTTGTCTGTTGTTGGGTATATTATAGTAGTATACCTCTTTACTCCCTCCCAACCCTTGTCTTAAAGATGGGCTCTCCATATTGTGCAGACCATGCAATGGTGGCCATCTAGCAGAAGGGATCACAGTGTGTGCACTGTGTGAACATTTCATACTGTCTCCTAATGTGATTTGATGTTTCACCCCCACAGTATTGTGCACAGtactacttttctttttttttttttttctgtgcagtaCTTAGTATGTGTTTTTTAGTTTTACATGTTAAATCGGTAGTAAAGTACATTTTGTATTGTGAGAACGTACAGTGTGTTTCCTGTTCGGAGGTGTCCTGTCCAATATCCAAGTGCACCATGCTGTGCTGGGTTTAATGCACCCGGGCAGCAGTAGTGTCTCTAGAAACTATTCAGATGAAGGAGAGTGTTATGCTATGAGGTACGATTTTCTCCATAATGGTACGGTAGCAAAATGTCACTTTTCTTACATCTCTGGCAATCTTCCAGGGCCAATTTCACCTGGTGTGCGTTGAAGGGTTCACAGAGCGCCCAcaccgtggaggcagccattttgtggcctgaaccaatattcacaagaaAGCAGCCTGTCCATTCACTTAAAACTGGTTCTTGGTGAACTGGCAAGTCTGTGTGTTcaacacacaaaatggctgcctccattgtgtgacGTTGATATATTCTATATTTTCAGATCACCCATTACCTCATCTGTTTTAATGAAGCCACTGCTTACAGCATGTATGTGTACGGTCGTCTCCCTTCTACTAATTAGAGATTATGACatactgtctttttttattttttcctggcAGTTATCCTGGGGGCCCCACAGCTGGAGGTGGCATGGGCATGGCTCAGCACACAGGTCGCGGCCCAACAGACTTCACACAGGCGGCAGCTGCAGCAGCCGTGGCAGCAGCTACAGCAACAGCCACTGCAACCGCAACAGTGGCTGCACTGCAGGAGAAGCAGAGCCAGGAGATGAGCCAATATGGAGGGGTGAGTTGTGGGACTGCCTACATGTGTGTGCTTATCTCTTTCTGTTCATGTTAACCACAGGGTACAGTGTTCGTGGTCACTATGCCTTTTACCGCTTCCTTCAGTTTGGTTTACAGGGACATAATTTGATttgtgttgtttttgtacaggtCGGACCGTCTCATAATTTTGGTGGCCAGTTCCTGCCTCACTCTGGACCCCGGGGACCCTCCATTCAGGGTGGAATAAATTCCGGGGCCATGGGTTCAGTCATGGGAGCTGCAGGCATGGCTCAAATGGGCATGAGTTCCGCAAGAGCTCCGAGCATGAATCCTGTGTATGCCGGACAAAGGATACCGCCACACGGCTACCCTGGGCAGCTCCAAAGCCAGCAGATACAACGGCAAGGAGTAAAAAGGACCTACTCCAATGAGGTGAGGGTGGCTTTTGTATTCTGAATATCTGTGGCGTAGACCTGTGCCCATATTATATGGACACCGTTCCATACGTGTTGTGTAGCTGCATGTATGCTCCAGAACTGGATTTCAGTGCTAACTGGAAACTTCTGACCTATAGAAATAATTGGGTTCTCTCTTGTTCCTTTGTCTATAGGGCTACGCACCTCAGCAGTACATACAAAGTGGCCAGTACCCACCTCACGGAGCACAGTATGCACCGTCTGCCCCTCAACAATCTGCCCCATCCCCTTCTTACCCTGGGCACCGTGTACAGCAGAACATCTCGCAGTACATGCCCCAGGCGGGTCCTGGGGGACATTACTACAAGGTAAGTGATCTTTTATTCTACACATCATCCTCACATATTGCCATTTCTGTGTCCGGCTTGTGTTTCTCCTCGCTCTGTTCTTTTACCCCTTTTGTGTGTTCATATTGGAACACTAGAGATGCAGTATATGTTTAATAGAAATAGAGTTCTAAAAGTAACTTGTTAGCATAAGTGTTTATTACAAACATGGTGCTATTCTTACCCTGGTCAGCCTCACTGCATGAGATATGAGTGAGTGGAAGAGCAGTACCAAGTGGTCACTTCTGCTGTGGCCGAGAACCGCACATCTTACCTAGAACATCTGAGAGCCTACTTTGTACATTAGGGATTCTGCATTACAGGCATGGTCCTGGGCAAAGGGTGAAGGCAAAGTAATGGGgggaaaaatgcaaaaaaaggatttatttattttttatattaaaagaattCAACAGGTGTAGTTTCAGGTTTATTTACACCTATTAAAGCCAATATTGTTCAATATTTATGGGATGGAGAACCATTTAGGTGCAGTATAATATATCAGTTGGACGGGCACCATATAGCTCTATTTCCATGGGAGGACAATCTGTCAGATGGCTGCAGCCCTCCCAATGGCAGCCAGCTAAAAGCATGATGGATAGGGGCCCCTGGGGAGGGGCCCCTGCCTATTTACTGCATAGGGATGACAAGAGAAAAATATTGAGGGTTGTCTATATTTAGATATTTGGCTTCTGAATTACAACTGCCCCTggtttttgtctactttgtagTTTGCAattttagattgtgagctctgcTGGGATGAGAAATAAGTCCTgattaaaatcaataaataacaaatatgcAGATTGACACTTATTTTAGCTGATTGCATCAATGATTCTCTTTCTTCTAACAATGAGAAGGAAAGGACTTATATGTGAAtagaaatatacaaagaaatagacGACAAGGTAGAGAGTAAACCTGATTCAAGGACACCGCCGTGTTTCATAGGGCACCATTACCGTTGGGCTTATAAAACAGCTTAATGGAAGTAGAGTTGTGTAGTGAAATGGGAAACTATCCTTTTGTTAACACAGTATTTAGCATTATTATTTTGTAAGTGGGTATTTTCTACTATGGATGGTTTAGATGTAATTtttgtgtctgtctctgtattgCCATTGTTTCATATGTTGAAACATTCATATATTGATTTCATATCAATTGTGAAATATTCATGTAGGGTTTATTATATTGTCACCCTCTGTCGATTTTGGGGCATTTGTAGAGCTTCACATGtctaatatacacaatatacgaTTTCTGTACAAATATTCTCTCTAATATTAATAGAAGGGTGCTGGATACTTACCACACAGCTGATAAACTGTCTAATTGTCCCAGAGACCAGACGGGTCTGTGACCACAATGGTCCTATCCTAATCAGAAGGACGACCATGTGGAAGTGGCTGAACATTCTATAAACCGTATATCTAGGATAAGCAAGTTCAGACTTTGTTCTTGTTGCCATTAGCCAGGTTgttgctatattattattttattttaatttttttaatacaaatgttTGTGTGTGCTCTCTGTCACCACCGCTGCCCAATCTGTCATCTTTATTCTCTATCTGCATCTTCCAGTCTACACTTGCTCAATCTCAAGGCAAAATCCCATTTCATTTCTAATTTTGTCTCTTTTCAGCTCACAGATCAATACAATGGGCAGAGCAATAACTTCAATGGAGGAAATTTCACATATAATCAGACGATGAGCGGGGTGAGGAAGACACTATCTTTATATTTTTTCCCCCCGATCAATGGTTATAAACAGTGTTTCTATTTGTGCACTTGGTGGCGATATGATATATACTCTCCAGGAAGAAATACTGAAGGACACAATTGGAGACTGTGACGGTGTTTaacattttcttgttttatatacTTTTCTCTTACAGCCAGGGCGCTCCATGCCTGGGTATCCCAGCTCTCCTCTGCCAGGGAACCCTACCCCACCCATGACTCCCGGAAGCAGCGCTCCACCGTATTTATCGCCAGGCCAGGATGTCAAGTCCCCTTTCCTGCCAGATGTCAAACCTACGCACAACTCTCTGCACCAGTCGCCCACAGGTGAGTTTGAGCCTCGTTTACAGATGGTGAGAATGTTGCACCTCTTGATATTTGTATGAGGCGGTGGAAGAAAGGTAAAGTTGTTCTGATTTTATGCCCTTAGGTGCCTCCAATGATGAGCTGCGCCTGACGTTCCCGGTGCGTGACGGCATTGTGCTTGAACCTTTCAGATTGCAGCATAACCTGGCGGTCAGTAACCACGTGTACCACCTGCGGGAGTCTGTGTACAAGACGCTCATGATGAGGTATGTCCGAGCAGAGATCTAATATGCAATATTATGGACGCCAGAGTTCAGCCATGTTCTTCTCTGACTTTAGGTGTTGCTATTCCCCATATATGTTAATGATAAACTCTTCCCTTGACCTCAGGCCTGACCTCGAGCTGCAGTTTAAGTGTTATCACCACGAGGATCGACAGATGAACACCAACTGGCCCTGCTCCGTTCAGGTCAGCGTCAACTCCACACCACTGATTATTGAGCGTGGCGACAACAAGACCTCCCACAAACCTCTCTATCTGAAACACGTGTGTCAGCCAGGCCGGAACAGCATCCAGATCACTGTCAGCGCCTGCTGCTGTGTGAGTACAGTGTGGGGAATTGGGAGCAGAGTCATTTACTTAGGAAACACCACTTacatttgtgttttataaatCCCAATCTCTCATTTGATAACATGGTTTGCAAATCTTTGTTGTATTTCTACTGCTGTCACGTTCATTTGTAATTTATGTCTTTACTGCTGCACACAGTGTAGAAAGTCTCAGAACCCTGACATTGAATAAAACGGAGGATATTAAACGTGTGTGATTCCCTAGCGTACAAACAAATGTTAAAAGCAATTTAATGTGAATTGGTAACCTACACACGCTGTAGAGGCATCCATGTTATGTGCTGAATCTGTATACAGCCTATTGATGTGCTATGAGCCAGTGATATCACGGAGGCATTGCCCGACtaatattcatgattcctgactaATATTTAGAGGCTACAGGTTGGTGACTTGTTAGGCTTCATTATTAAGAATATTCTGCACACACAATGGATGGCTCCACGGTCTATAGGTGACAGGTCCCTTTTTTAAAGGAACTACATTTATGAAAGTGTTCACTAACCTTCTCTTGTGTACCGGAGTTCCACCAGAAGGCAGCTTGTTATTCCTGCTGttcctcttccacctcctcccTACTGCTCCCTGTTGGCCCTATCTATTAAATGATAGTTGTGACAATTTCTTTTGCTTGGAGGATCTGCAAATGCCAGGCTGTTATAGGGAAAGAAGGGGCAATGTAGTCCAGAAGGAACATTTGATTAGACAAGTAATATCTTTGTGATACTTGGAGAAAACGACTTCCACTATTCAAACCAAGAGAACAAGCTCTCGGC
This genomic interval carries:
- the ZMIZ2 gene encoding zinc finger MIZ domain-containing protein 2 isoform X2 codes for the protein MNSMNPMKPSHPGTGHSDGSFAYESVPWQPNTNQAAGSLSVVTTVWGLSNTSQSQEGLGNPMVPSSGPTGGGVMPGLAGNNGGMGSPQFIGQQGFSEGGAGKAYLQQGMYGRGGYPGGSAYSNSYPGGPTAGGGMGMAQHTGRGPTDFTQAAAAAAVAAATATATATATVAALQEKQSQEMSQYGGVGPSHNFGGQFLPHSGPRGPSIQGGINSGAMGSVMGAAGMAQMGMSSARAPSMNPVYAGQRIPPHGYPGQLQSQQIQRQGVKRTYSNEGYAPQQYIQSGQYPPHGAQYAPSAPQQSAPSPSYPGHRVQQNISQYMPQAGPGGHYYKLTDQYNGQSNNFNGGNFTYNQTMSGPGRSMPGYPSSPLPGNPTPPMTPGSSAPPYLSPGQDVKSPFLPDVKPTHNSLHQSPTGASNDELRLTFPVRDGIVLEPFRLQHNLAVSNHVYHLRESVYKTLMMRPDLELQFKCYHHEDRQMNTNWPCSVQVSVNSTPLIIERGDNKTSHKPLYLKHVCQPGRNSIQITVSACCCSHLFVLQLVHRPSVRSVLQGLIKKRLLPAEHCITKIKRNFSSGSIPGTPGPNGEDGVEQTAIKVSLKCPITFRRIQLPARGHDCRHVQCFDLESYLQLNCERGTWRCPVCNKTALLEGLEVDQYMLGTLLYIQNSDYEEITIDPSCCWKPVPVKPDTHVKEESDGPVLKRCRSLSPAHMVMPNVMEMIAALGPSSSPFNSMQPGGGGRTDYSGQQGSAFQNPGGFSEGGFPSSNPSTPTMNDFTPNGPPPISYQSDIPNSMMSQEKTGGPQMPGQVPSSGRIDASHNPSQSLHNSNLSSQSPQQLHHRNQQRQTLAQPGGDLAFNHPGAMPAAGDVTEPSLDLLPELTNPDELLSYLGPPDLPSSGNDDLLSLFENN
- the ZMIZ2 gene encoding zinc finger MIZ domain-containing protein 2 isoform X1, producing the protein MSSIVQLEIRQKGWSGERESRAIGATDKTCLQMNSMNPMKPSHPGTGHSDGSFAYESVPWQPNTNQAAGSLSVVTTVWGLSNTSQSQEGLGNPMVPSSGPTGGGVMPGLAGNNGGMGSPQFIGQQGFSEGGAGKAYLQQGMYGRGGYPGGSAYSNSYPGGPTAGGGMGMAQHTGRGPTDFTQAAAAAAVAAATATATATATVAALQEKQSQEMSQYGGVGPSHNFGGQFLPHSGPRGPSIQGGINSGAMGSVMGAAGMAQMGMSSARAPSMNPVYAGQRIPPHGYPGQLQSQQIQRQGVKRTYSNEGYAPQQYIQSGQYPPHGAQYAPSAPQQSAPSPSYPGHRVQQNISQYMPQAGPGGHYYKLTDQYNGQSNNFNGGNFTYNQTMSGPGRSMPGYPSSPLPGNPTPPMTPGSSAPPYLSPGQDVKSPFLPDVKPTHNSLHQSPTGASNDELRLTFPVRDGIVLEPFRLQHNLAVSNHVYHLRESVYKTLMMRPDLELQFKCYHHEDRQMNTNWPCSVQVSVNSTPLIIERGDNKTSHKPLYLKHVCQPGRNSIQITVSACCCSHLFVLQLVHRPSVRSVLQGLIKKRLLPAEHCITKIKRNFSSGSIPGTPGPNGEDGVEQTAIKVSLKCPITFRRIQLPARGHDCRHVQCFDLESYLQLNCERGTWRCPVCNKTALLEGLEVDQYMLGTLLYIQNSDYEEITIDPSCCWKPVPVKPDTHVKEESDGPVLKRCRSLSPAHMVMPNVMEMIAALGPSSSPFNSMQPGGGGRTDYSGQQGSAFQNPGGFSEGGFPSSNPSTPTMNDFTPNGPPPISYQSDIPNSMMSQEKTGGPQMPGQVPSSGRIDASHNPSQSLHNSNLSSQSPQQLHHRNQQRQTLAQPGGDLAFNHPGAMPAAGDVTEPSLDLLPELTNPDELLSYLGPPDLPSSGNDDLLSLFENN